From a region of the Toxotes jaculatrix isolate fToxJac2 chromosome 7, fToxJac2.pri, whole genome shotgun sequence genome:
- the zgc:101664 gene encoding shieldin complex subunit 3: MEDVVLHYQSGSADGLSSLLERTEKLLEPFPCRTPPAFAPWFPTTTADRRLPIRPAKPAPVITSSSDVLISDNRPHPHTTVTESLPKNKLQRPKAEKCYDAETTRSPPEKNPNHLLPASLCQKPERRVTRLLPETQPQKDRDGCTHSPIKRSWSVFTPRGVLLQSTQPLSKHFDHMVSVHGLHLQQRAKWVISEHNCGASQDVEQVWRTLTRSARSPRLPTCNANIQRDRAEIWVFCDVLYSEQVGRFLKEELQLSGRISLSVHRLGNIFSM, from the exons atggaGGATGTGGTTCTGCACTATCAGTCTGGATCAGCAGATGGGCTCAGCTCTCTGTtagagagaacagagaagctGCTGGAGCCTTTCCCCTGTCGGACTCCTCCCGCCTTCGCACCCTGGTTCCCGACTACTACCGCTGACCGCCGGCTGCCCATCAGACCCGCCAAACCAGCGCCCGTCATCACCTCCTCAAGTGATGTACTCATCTCTGACAACAGGCCACACCCTCACACAACAGTGACTGAATCGCTTCCTAAAAACAAACTACAGAGACCTAAAGCTGAAAAATGTTATGATGCAGAGACGACAAGAAGTCCTccagaaaaaaacccaaaccatcTCCTCCCAGCATCACTCTGTCAGAAACCAGAGAGACGCGTCACCAGACTGTTGCCTgaaacacagccacagaaagacagagatggcTGCACACACTCTCCGATCAAACGCTCCTGGAGCGTCTTTACACCGAGAGGAGTCCTGCTGCAGAGCACCCAGCCGCTGTCCAAACACTTTGATCACATGGTGTCGGTCCATGGGCTTCACCTCCAGCAGAGGGCCAAATGGGTGATCAGTGAGCACAACTGTGGGGCGTCCCAGGACGTGGAACAG GTGTGGCGGACTCTGACCCGGTCTGCGCGGAGTCCCAGGCTGCCGACGTGTAACGCCAACATCCAGAGGGATCGGGCGGAGATCTGGGTGTTCTGCGATGTTCTGTACTCAGAGCAGGTGGGGCGTTTCCTgaaggaggagctgcagctgtcGGGGAGGATCAGCCTGTCGGTCCACAGACTGGGAAACATCTTCAGCATGTAG